In the Desulfuromonas sp. DDH964 genome, CCCTGCGTGAAATCCTGGCGGTGATGCGCGACACCTACTGCCGCACCATCGGCGTCGAGTTCATGCACATCCAGGACCCCGCTGAGCGCCAGTGGCTCAAGGACCGGATGGAACCGATCCGCAACCGGCCGCGCTTTGAGCGTCCGCGCCAGCTGAAGATCCTCGCCAAGCTGCAGGAGGCAACCCTCTTCGAGACCTTTCTGCACCGCAACTTTCTCGGGCAGAAACGCTTCTCCCTGGAAGGGGGCGAAACGATCATCCCGCTGCTTGACGCGGTAGTCGAGAAGGCGGCGGCCCTTGGCTGTCGCGACCTGGTCCTTGGCATGGCCCATCGCGGCCGCCTCAATGTCCTGGCCAACATCTTCCGCAAGCCCTTCGCCACCATCTTTGCCGAGTTCCAGGACAACCTGCAATACAACTTCGTCGGCGAAGGGGACGTCAAATACCACAAGGGCTTCTCCAGCGACTTCGAATCGGCTGCCGGCAACCGGATCCACCTGACCATGGCCAGCAACCCCAGCCACCTCGAGGCGGTCGACCCGGTGGTGGTGGGAAAGGCGCGGGCGCGCCAGGACCATTACGGCGCCGACGGCCCGCAACTGGTCCTGCCGGTGCTGATCCACGGCGATGCCGCGTTTGCCGGCCAGGGGGTTGTCGCCGAGACCCTCAACCTCTCGCAGCTTGAAGGGTACGGCACCGGCGGCACGCTCCACGTTGTCCTCAACAACCAGATCGGCTTCACCACCGCACCCCACGACGCCCGCTCGACCTTTTATGCTACCGACATCGCCAAGATGCTGATGGTGCCGATTTTCCATGTCCACGGCGAAGATCCGGAAGCCGCCACCTACCTGGCCGAACTCGCCCTCGACTACCGCCGGACCTTTGCCAAGGATGTCGTCATCGAGGTCATCTGCTTTCGCCGCCAGGGGCACAACGAGGGGGACGAACCCTACTTTACCCAGCCGCTGATGTACGACAAGATCAAGGCGAGGCCACCGGTTCACGAGCTCTATGAAAAGACGTTGCTCGACCAGGGATTCGAACCGGAGGAGATCGAAGCGCCCGCGAAGGCGACCGAGGCGAGGCTCGAGGAAGCCCTGGCCAAGGGGGGCAACCAGGACCCTGACCACGGTTTTCGCGGCAAGTGGAGCAGCATCGAGCGCAGCTGGTCGCCGGCGCGGCCAGCGACCGCAGTCGAGGCCACCAGGCTGCGGGAACTGGCGCGGCAACTCGCCGTCATTCCTGAAAATTTCCACCCCCACCCGAAGATTGCCAAACTGCTCGAAAAACGTCTCGAGGCGGTGGAACAGGGGAATGACCTCGACTGGGGAAATGCCGAAACCCTCGCCTATGCCAATCTCCTCGCCGAAGGTCACTCGGTGCGGCTTTCCGGGCAGGATTCGCGCCGCGGCACCTTCAATCATCGCCATAGCGTTCTTATCGACATCGAGAACGGTCTGCAATACGTCCCCCTGGTCACCGTCACCGACAACGATTCGGTCTTCCGGGTCTACAACAGCATGCTTTCCGAAGCCGCAGTTCTCGGCTTCGAGTACGGCTACTCCCTGGAAACACCGCACGGGCTGACCATCTGGGAGGCGCAATTCGGCGATTTCGCCAATGGCGCCCAGGTCATCATCGACCAGTTTTTGACCAGCAGCGAGACCAAGTGGGACCGCTCCAGCGGCCTGGTCCTCTTCCTCCCCCACGGCTACGAGGGGCAGGGGGCGGAACATTCGAGCGCCCGCATCGAACGCTACCTGCAGCTCTGCGCCGACCACAACCTCCAGGTCGTCTATCCCAGCACCCCGGCGCAGTTCTTTCACCTGCTGCGGCGCCAGGTCAAGCTCCCCTTCCGGCGCCCGCTGATCGTTTTCACCCCGAAGAGCCTGCTTCGCCTGCCTGCCTGCCGCTCGACCCTGGAGGAACTGGTTGACGGCAGCTTCCAGCCAGTCATCGCGCCGGGAAAACCGCCGAAGAAGGTCAAGGAAGTCCTCCTCTGCAGCGGCAAGGTTTTTTACGACCTGGAGGCCAAACGCAGCGAGCTGGAACGGGAGGAGGTCGCCATTATCCGCCTCGAACAGCTCTACCCGATCCCGCAGGTAGAACTCGAAGAGATTCTGGCCCCGTATATCAAGCAGAAATGCCGCTTTACCTGGGTGCAGGAGGAACCGAAGAATGCGGGCGCCTGGAACTTCATCCACGACCTGCTCGCCAAGGTGACCGGGGCCCGCCCGCGCTACGTCGGCCGCCCCCGCCTTGCCGCGCCGGAAGTCGGATCGCACCGCCTGCACAAGCAGGAACAGGAACGCCTGGTCAACGAGGCGATCGACGGCTAACACCAGGTTTCACGGACAGCACCCGAACCCCCCAGCACGCGGAGGATGGCATGGAGTTGAAGGTCCCCGAGGTCGGTGAATCGATCTTCGAAGCGGAAATCGGTCAATGGCACAAAAAGGATGGGGAGACCGTCCACAAGGACGATCTGCTTTGCGAACTGGAGACCGACAAGATTTCCCTCGAAATGAACGCCGAGGCCGACGGGGTGTTGCGCATCAAGGCGCAGACCGGCGAGACAGTCAAGATCGGCGCGGTCATCGGCGAGATCGAGGAAGGACCGGAGAAGCCGGGAAAAGCCGGCAAAGCCGGCAAAGCTGACAAAGCGGAGAAGCCTGAGAAGCCTGAGAAGGCGGAAAAGGCGGAAAAACCAGGGAAAACCGAGAAGCCCGACAAACTGCCCCCGGTGGAGAAACCGAGTCCGGAACCGTCGCCGCCGCCGGCCCCTCCGCGAGCGGCCGCCGACAACCGCGAGACCGGCCCGGCCCCAGCACCGCCGCAGGACACAGGACGCACCACCCGCGAGACGATGTCACCGCTGCGCCGGCGGATTGCCGAACGGCTCCTCGCCGCCCGCCAGCAGACCGCCATGCTGACAACCTTCAACGAAGCCGACCTGACCCGGGTCATCGCCCTGCGCAAGAAACATGGGGCCGATTTCGAAAAGAAACACGGCGTCAAGCTCGGCTTCATGTCCTTTTTCGTCAAGGCGGCGACCGAAGCGCTGCGCCAGTTCCCCGACGTCAACGCCCGTCTCGATGGCGACGACATCGTTTACCAGCACTTTTATGACATCGGCGTCGCCATCGGCGGCGAAAAAGGCCTGGTCGTCCCGGTGCTGCGCAACACCGATCGCCTCCACTTCAACGACATCGAACAACAGATCAGCGCCTTCGCCACCAAGGTCAAGGAGAACAAGCTCGCCCTGGCCGACCTTGAGGGGGGGACCTTCACCATCAGCAACGGCGGCACCTACGGATCCCTGCTGTCGACGCCGATCCTGAATCCGCCGCAGAGCGCGGTCCTCGGCATGCACGCCATCCAGCAGCGCCCGGTGGTCATCGATGACGAAATCGTGGCCCGGCCGATGATGTACCTCGCCCTCTCCTACGACCATCGCATCATCGATGGCCGTCAGGCCGTCACCTTCCTGAAACGGATCAAGGAACTGGTCGAGGAACCGGAGGAGATGCTGCTCGAGCTCTAACCGCTGCGACCGACCTGCTTTGACGAAGGCCCCCGGCAGTGAATGCCGGGGGCCTTCGTCCTGGTGCCGTCCGTCAAAGGGAGAGCAGCAGCAGGACCAGAAAGAGCACCAGCAGGCCGAGGCTGACCCGGTAACCGTACCAGGCGAGACCGACCCGTCCGTCCCGCTCCAGGGTCAGCTGCCGGTAGCTGGCCAGGTGTTTATGGACCTGCCAGCGAATCTCGAAGCGGCCGATCCTCGCCCCACTCTTGGCCATCACCCGCAGGATATGAAGGGAACAGAGGTAGTTGACAAGGCCGGCGACGACCAACGCAAGGAGGAAAAGTCGGGACACAAAAAAATCTCCGCCATGGGGAAGGGGCAGGGGAGGAGCAACTCCCGGCGGAGCTTGACGACGACCTGGTGGACCGCCTGCGCCCGATCGCCAGGCTGGCCGAAAATCATGGGGTTACGGCATCCAGAAGGACCATCGCAAAACCCGCCCACGGATCGGAATCTCCCGG is a window encoding:
- a CDS encoding 2-oxoglutarate dehydrogenase E1 component, encoding MNILNNISSQWLDDQYRRWRQDPSVVSADWQAFFSGFELVGTPTSAAGSAKALKEAAVQSLLYRYRDLGHLLACTDPLSPCRSSHPLLDLESFGLSEEDLDTEFTVKRFLRDRAPLREILAVMRDTYCRTIGVEFMHIQDPAERQWLKDRMEPIRNRPRFERPRQLKILAKLQEATLFETFLHRNFLGQKRFSLEGGETIIPLLDAVVEKAAALGCRDLVLGMAHRGRLNVLANIFRKPFATIFAEFQDNLQYNFVGEGDVKYHKGFSSDFESAAGNRIHLTMASNPSHLEAVDPVVVGKARARQDHYGADGPQLVLPVLIHGDAAFAGQGVVAETLNLSQLEGYGTGGTLHVVLNNQIGFTTAPHDARSTFYATDIAKMLMVPIFHVHGEDPEAATYLAELALDYRRTFAKDVVIEVICFRRQGHNEGDEPYFTQPLMYDKIKARPPVHELYEKTLLDQGFEPEEIEAPAKATEARLEEALAKGGNQDPDHGFRGKWSSIERSWSPARPATAVEATRLRELARQLAVIPENFHPHPKIAKLLEKRLEAVEQGNDLDWGNAETLAYANLLAEGHSVRLSGQDSRRGTFNHRHSVLIDIENGLQYVPLVTVTDNDSVFRVYNSMLSEAAVLGFEYGYSLETPHGLTIWEAQFGDFANGAQVIIDQFLTSSETKWDRSSGLVLFLPHGYEGQGAEHSSARIERYLQLCADHNLQVVYPSTPAQFFHLLRRQVKLPFRRPLIVFTPKSLLRLPACRSTLEELVDGSFQPVIAPGKPPKKVKEVLLCSGKVFYDLEAKRSELEREEVAIIRLEQLYPIPQVELEEILAPYIKQKCRFTWVQEEPKNAGAWNFIHDLLAKVTGARPRYVGRPRLAAPEVGSHRLHKQEQERLVNEAIDG
- the sucB gene encoding dihydrolipoyllysine-residue succinyltransferase encodes the protein MELKVPEVGESIFEAEIGQWHKKDGETVHKDDLLCELETDKISLEMNAEADGVLRIKAQTGETVKIGAVIGEIEEGPEKPGKAGKAGKADKAEKPEKPEKAEKAEKPGKTEKPDKLPPVEKPSPEPSPPPAPPRAAADNRETGPAPAPPQDTGRTTRETMSPLRRRIAERLLAARQQTAMLTTFNEADLTRVIALRKKHGADFEKKHGVKLGFMSFFVKAATEALRQFPDVNARLDGDDIVYQHFYDIGVAIGGEKGLVVPVLRNTDRLHFNDIEQQISAFATKVKENKLALADLEGGTFTISNGGTYGSLLSTPILNPPQSAVLGMHAIQQRPVVIDDEIVARPMMYLALSYDHRIIDGRQAVTFLKRIKELVEEPEEMLLEL